From Deltaproteobacteria bacterium, one genomic window encodes:
- a CDS encoding HD domain-containing protein, translated as MKGRLHSDRALLALVLFSVILSASFLFFVMYKIGENSIVTPYLAYLEESSHRLSDLVADAIDEQVSAFWKDFGQTIPGPGEFESVENKTIEGGSYYPLVLVELFDGSGNLRGRWFDSDGGDGFPADLLKNYPLGKPFPDVLSRRGKVYVVFQRNLQKESGGMGIRGVAALEGAPFLSSLKARPESLVFVTEGRFFPIMEVTGQRNCLSCHPEKPAGGSFPVPHRGFIKGRGLFLSGSVKGSRFAIQPVALGEKDDSYLLIGFPSEETITSLNAFRRLLLPTWLLLCVVVALGTLILYRRLKDPERRPASEATDLHVGPRVSGWRESLPRKPVLRKGAGEAGSPPSVPAEAEMDTACQGDREMGDYRNLREKALTKIKELSGFLSAVNRITYPERLGETIVWNMMNIIPGELILLAVAGTAGPGGEYDVFCAQRFRKDSVAEMFIKKMQREFPSYVKNVIHTRVVDVERDSFFARYGVYKHGLKKGLLLPVEIRGVILGVLAIFRRGEDSFPSFDIELASVLAGHLGTVVENAKLHEEVKTNYFNTLRSLISSIEEKDRYRRGHSERVADIALSMADRAGLSKRRRNILFQSAILHDIGKISISPAILGKRGRLSDEEMRLVRQHPVIGYRIIEPLSFLKEVKACISEHHERCDGKGYPSGLSREGLTLEGRILAVADAFDSMISERPYRKAMTDREAISELQRNAGGQFDPGVVELFVSVYREKEAGKLSSPPQRG; from the coding sequence ATGAAGGGAAGGCTACATTCCGACAGGGCTTTGCTAGCACTGGTGCTTTTCTCTGTAATCCTTTCCGCCTCTTTCCTTTTTTTCGTGATGTACAAGATCGGGGAGAATAGCATCGTCACCCCGTATCTTGCGTACCTCGAGGAGTCTTCCCACAGGCTGAGTGACCTGGTTGCCGACGCGATTGACGAGCAAGTTTCTGCATTCTGGAAAGATTTCGGTCAAACGATCCCCGGCCCGGGCGAATTCGAGTCCGTTGAGAATAAAACTATCGAGGGGGGCAGTTATTACCCCCTCGTGCTCGTAGAACTCTTTGACGGTTCCGGGAACCTCCGGGGGCGGTGGTTCGATTCCGACGGGGGTGACGGGTTTCCCGCTGATCTCCTGAAAAATTATCCCCTGGGAAAACCCTTTCCTGATGTGCTTTCGCGCAGAGGAAAGGTATACGTGGTGTTCCAGCGGAATCTTCAAAAAGAATCAGGCGGGATGGGGATAAGGGGGGTTGCAGCGCTGGAGGGAGCACCGTTTCTCTCCTCCCTCAAGGCAAGGCCCGAATCGTTGGTTTTCGTTACGGAAGGCCGTTTTTTCCCCATCATGGAGGTGACCGGACAGCGGAACTGCCTGTCCTGCCATCCGGAGAAACCTGCTGGAGGCTCTTTCCCCGTTCCCCACCGGGGATTCATAAAGGGGAGGGGGCTTTTTCTCTCCGGCAGCGTAAAGGGATCTCGATTCGCAATCCAACCCGTGGCTCTGGGAGAAAAGGACGATTCCTATCTCCTCATCGGGTTTCCCTCTGAAGAGACGATCACGTCACTGAACGCCTTCAGGCGGTTGCTATTGCCCACGTGGCTGCTCCTCTGCGTCGTGGTAGCGCTGGGGACCCTGATTCTCTACCGCCGGCTGAAGGACCCGGAAAGGCGCCCTGCTTCAGAGGCGACAGATCTTCATGTCGGCCCGCGCGTCAGCGGGTGGAGAGAAAGTCTTCCACGGAAGCCGGTTCTCCGCAAGGGTGCGGGGGAGGCCGGCTCCCCCCCCTCTGTCCCGGCAGAGGCCGAAATGGATACCGCATGTCAGGGGGACCGTGAAATGGGCGATTACCGGAACTTACGGGAAAAAGCCCTTACGAAGATAAAGGAGCTCAGCGGGTTTTTGAGCGCGGTGAACAGAATTACCTATCCGGAGAGGCTCGGCGAAACGATCGTCTGGAACATGATGAATATCATTCCCGGCGAACTCATTCTCCTCGCCGTAGCGGGAACTGCGGGTCCGGGAGGGGAGTACGATGTGTTCTGCGCGCAGAGATTCAGAAAAGATTCAGTGGCGGAGATGTTCATAAAGAAGATGCAGCGGGAGTTTCCATCCTATGTGAAAAACGTTATCCACACGAGGGTTGTCGACGTGGAGAGGGACTCCTTTTTTGCACGGTATGGCGTGTACAAACACGGCCTGAAAAAGGGGCTCCTTTTGCCTGTCGAGATAAGGGGGGTCATACTCGGGGTCCTGGCGATTTTCAGGCGGGGAGAAGACTCCTTCCCATCCTTTGACATCGAGCTTGCATCGGTCCTGGCCGGACACCTCGGGACGGTTGTCGAAAACGCAAAGCTCCATGAGGAGGTAAAGACAAACTACTTCAACACGCTCAGATCCCTTATCAGCTCCATCGAGGAGAAGGACAGGTACAGGAGGGGCCATTCTGAGAGGGTTGCAGATATTGCCCTTTCGATGGCGGACAGAGCGGGACTGTCGAAGCGCAGAAGGAACATCCTCTTTCAGTCGGCAATCCTTCATGATATCGGGAAGATATCGATAAGCCCGGCCATACTGGGAAAGAGAGGAAGGCTCAGCGACGAAGAGATGCGCCTGGTTCGGCAGCATCCCGTTATCGGCTACCGGATAATTGAGCCCCTGAGCTTTTTGAAAGAAGTGAAGGCGTGTATCAGTGAGCACCATGAACGGTGCGATGGGAAGGGTTACCCGAGCGGCCTAAGCAGGGAAGGCCTGACACTCGAGGGACGCATCCTGGCTGTAGCTGACGCCTTTGATTCCATGATATCAGAGAGGCCTTACCGCAAAGCGATGACCGACCGGGAAGCCATTTCCGAGTTGCAAAGGAACGCAGGAGGGCAGTTCGACCCCGGTGTGGTTGAGCTGTTCGTTTCCGTTTACCGGGAAAAAGAGGCCGGGAAACTATCTTCCCCGCCGCAGAGGGGGTAA
- a CDS encoding CoA transferase, producing the protein MEGLLDGVVVLDLSLQLPGPFCSLLMADYGAEVIKVDEPFPRKRITFGDSQGPGVTPGEIYLNRNKKSLTLNLKSEEGREIFYRLSENTDVVLEGFRPGVSERLGVHYERLAEINPRIVYCSISGFGQTGPRRGQAAHDINYISLAGLLGVCGEKGGAPVIPPVQIADLGGGAFQALSGILMALLARERTGKGTYVDVSMFDGVISWLSIHAALFLLTNEIPQRGEMPLTGLFPGYNTYRCLDGKYLSVGALEDWFFDRLCEILGRPDLAGSATLFDPDGRIAGELQKEFEKKKREDWEKIFEGEDVCVTPVHDFKEAFEDPQTRAREMVLDLEHPGFGAHRQPGFPIKFSDFSGKIRMRAPYLGEHNREILRGIGYGENDIEKLIRERVIRDFPSSQSHTEGES; encoded by the coding sequence ATGGAGGGATTACTCGATGGCGTGGTGGTGCTCGACCTTTCGCTGCAATTGCCGGGGCCCTTCTGTTCACTTCTCATGGCCGATTATGGTGCCGAAGTTATCAAGGTCGATGAGCCCTTCCCGAGAAAGAGAATAACCTTCGGCGACTCACAGGGACCCGGCGTTACGCCGGGAGAGATATACCTGAACAGAAACAAGAAGAGCCTCACCCTGAACCTGAAGTCCGAAGAGGGAAGGGAGATATTCTACAGGCTCTCGGAAAACACCGATGTCGTGCTGGAAGGATTCAGGCCCGGCGTTTCGGAGAGGCTCGGCGTGCACTACGAACGGCTGGCGGAGATAAACCCCCGTATCGTCTACTGCTCGATTTCGGGATTCGGGCAGACGGGGCCCCGGAGGGGCCAGGCGGCACACGATATAAATTACATCTCCCTTGCCGGGCTTCTCGGGGTCTGCGGGGAAAAGGGGGGAGCTCCCGTTATCCCCCCCGTCCAGATTGCCGATCTGGGTGGCGGTGCCTTCCAGGCACTCTCGGGAATCCTCATGGCCCTATTAGCGAGGGAGAGGACGGGAAAGGGAACGTACGTGGACGTGTCGATGTTTGACGGTGTCATCTCGTGGCTTTCCATCCATGCCGCGCTTTTTTTGCTGACGAATGAGATACCTCAAAGGGGTGAGATGCCGCTAACCGGCCTCTTTCCGGGATACAACACATACCGGTGCCTCGACGGAAAATATCTGAGCGTGGGGGCCCTCGAGGATTGGTTTTTCGACAGGCTCTGCGAGATCCTTGGCAGGCCTGATCTTGCGGGAAGTGCCACTCTGTTCGACCCCGATGGGAGGATCGCGGGTGAGCTGCAGAAAGAGTTTGAAAAGAAAAAAAGGGAGGACTGGGAAAAAATCTTCGAGGGGGAGGACGTGTGCGTTACCCCTGTTCACGATTTCAAGGAGGCTTTCGAAGACCCCCAGACCCGGGCGAGGGAAATGGTCCTGGACCTTGAACATCCCGGCTTCGGGGCCCACAGGCAACCCGGCTTTCCCATAAAATTTTCCGATTTTTCCGGAAAAATAAGAATGCGGGCACCCTACCTGGGAGAGCACAACAGGGAAATCCTGCGAGGTATCGGTTACGGGGAAAACGACATAGAAAAACTCATCAGGGAGAGGGTAATTCGGGATTTTCCGTCTTCCCAATCTCATACGGAAGGGGAGAGTTGA